AATCCAAGATCACATAGGAACTTAGTCATGAAACAAAACCCTTTGCCTTTTCGGAGCGTTCAGTAGCAAAAATATAGGTCATGCCGAGACGGTAGATTAAGCGCTTAGGATAGCGCCCTGCGTTACGTGCCCCGTGCCTACGTAGCTAACTTTGCCCTAGATTGTTGCTGGGTTTCGGCACTTTGTGTAACTGGAGATGTATTAATGTTCCACAAAACACAGATAGCGTTTCCAGAGAACAGGCTACAAATTTTACTTCCACTCTCCCATGAAACGCTGCACCCCAAAGTGCCGGTGTAATGTTTCTGTATACAGACAGCTTGCTAACGGCAATATTTCCAGCACCTGCCAGCGATGTGAAATTGCCGTGATTCCCAAACCCTGCTGACCTCCTTCCTTCTGCCCTCTTGGAAGATGAGCTGTGAACCACCTTACGCTCTCCCTAGCAAATACACTAAGGAGTATGATCTGTGTGAAGGGTGTAGCTGCACCCAAACTCATCATTTGGCTTTCCAAATCTCCTGTGCCTGGCAGGAATAAGACGGGAAGATCTGAGAAAGGAGCTTTTTCAGAATTGCTGGCTTTATTGGCAAGCAGAGCGTACTTTGTGTGGAAATCAGTGACATGTTGCATAGTGAATCCTCAGTGCCTGTTTGTTGGGTCCCTCAACTGCTGCCTTGTTACATACCTGTTTCGTGTAAGTTACTCCTTGGGTAAGAATGAGATAAGAACATTTGGATCAGAAATGCAGCTTGACTTTCACATGGGAGGGATCACAGCAGCATTATGTCAGCGTGGCTTTATCCTGAGAAATCCAAAAGACAGTTAAATGCCACGTCATGTTCCACGGCCTCCGGGAAGTGATGGGTCTCTGATGGATCTTCAGGGGGTTTATGTGTTTGATCGTAACTTCTTGGCAGCATTtcggggggggggaagcagttGGAATACCACATGGTTCTGCTGGTTTggttggggttggttttttgcttgctttctttaagGGACAGAGACACTTCCAAACTAAGTAGATCCCTTTTCATGCAGTCCAGTTTAAAGCATTAACAGGGATATGGGTGAATGAAAGGACTATAACCATTCGCTTCTGCTTCTCTGGATGACAAATAATGCTTGAGCACCAAGTGGCATCCTTAATGCTATGTAGTTATGATGATGCTAAGATTCCATGAGCTGTTAGACACGTGGCTTTGGATACCCGGTGTCACACACCCAAGAGGTGCCCTGGACCTCTGAATCCAAGAACTTGTGGTTCCCCTGCTGCCATGCAAATGGAGACAGTAAATCCCAGCTGAGAGACATATTCCCTGAGGTTCTGACAGTTGAActctggaaaatgaaacaaactcaTGAGGTACAAACCCAGTCTGTGAGGAAAGGTACAAACCCGTCTTGAGAAGACCGATTACCTTTGACTATCTTTGCAATTCTTGTTTAGGGGCAAAGTATACATGCAGTAATGGATCTATAAATAGAAACCTAGACGCGAACACTTTTTAAAGTCccagaaaaaatacttaatgcatttttcccttcaaaatttTTCAAGAGACCTTGAGGTTAACAAGATGAAGGATCCTGTTCAACAGCTGCTTACAGATTACCgatcttttatttcttgatgCTACTACTTAATCAGCATCTAGCAATTATTTCACCCCTCAAACCATTTAAGGAAGTATCGCGTGCACATCTACAGCAACGCAGCAGAGATGCAAAGTGTAACTCCTGTCCTTTGCTGCTTCAGGCTGCCGGCCACGGGGTTATCAACAGGCACTCGGGACAGGACCCGTGGTGCTCCTCTGTTTCACTGTCTCTGTGGTGTCGAGGACACACCTGCAGGTGCAGGACATAGGCAAGTTCGGCATCTGGCTCCAGGAGGTTTGGGGAAAGAACTTGGGTGGCTCAGAAAGGGGCCCTGAGGGTGCTGCCGCAGCCGGAGCCTGGAGGAGGGAGAGTGCCGAGGGCCACACGTGGCCTGTGGAAGGTGTCTGGGACAGGTGCACTGAGCATGACACTCTCTCCTGGGTTTAGGTCTCCACTCGACCTCCTGGAGATGTAACTTAAAAAACCTGGTGAGGGTAACAGGAATGCCGATGCCTTTAATATAAAACAGGGGAAAGGATGGAGCACTTTTCCTACGATGACAGACCCAAGACTCGGCCCATGCCTTCTACCCTTCCGAGGAGCGGCCGAGCCGCCCGTTGCAGCTCTCCGGCTGGCGCGGCGGTGGCCAAGCGCTGTCCCCGGGGCAGGTCACAACGCCAGGCACCAGAGTcacaatacacacacacacacacacacgacaCCAGCTCGAGGCTTTGTTCCTCGGTAAGAAAAATCCACGGGAAAGGATTAGTCTGAACCGTTATTGCATCTGCTTAGCTGAAGTATTTGCACGTCTATCAAAGGTCGATAAATACACCAACCGGTTCGATAAATGACATCGATGCTCCCGACACCACTCTGCTTTGTTGGCCCGAGCCAGCGCCGGGCACGGCCCGCACCCGGGCAGGACCCACGGCGGAGGCTGCCCGTGGGATGGCGGCTGTGGCACCCCAGGGGTGGCCGAACGGCCacccggggctgcggcggggacACCGCCACAGCGGGGCTGCCAGGAGCCCGGGCTGAGGGGGGAAGGCAGCGACCCGGGCCGGGGCGGTCTCGGTGTCCCCCCGCGGTGGCGGCAGCCGGGCTGCCCCTCCCCTGGGCCGCCGGCGGAGCGAGCCCCGGCTCCCCCAgcggctccccgccgccccggcgaGGCGAGGTGCTCCGCGCCGGCGGCCCGGGGGTGCCGGAGCCcacccgccccccgcccgccgccgcggctcCGCCGGCCGCacccgcccggcccggcccggcttCCTCGGGCAGGGCCCGCAGCGCCGCTTCCCGCCGCCGTCccgccccggggagggggcagcggcCGCCTCAGCCACACctgcggcgcggcggcgggcggcggcaccATGGCGGTGGGTGCGCGGCTGGGCGCCAAGGCCAGGGGCCGCTActcccgccgcggggccggcgaCGACCAGGTCTCCATCCTGCCCGGCGAGGaggcggcggggcaggggcaggagcagcagcaggagccggGCGCTGCCGCCAGGAGGGTGCGCTTCGCCCTCCTGCCCGACTCCTACGAGCCGCTGCACCCGCCGCGGGCCGCCCGCAAGCGGCCCTACGGGCAGCGCCTGAGGAAGTACGGCAAGGTgagggcagggggcggggggggcaccgggggtCTCGGCACGGGCTTTCCCGAGGGGCTCTCGGAAGGGCCTCTGGGTCCTGGGGCGCCGAGCTCAgccggggcgggcaggcagccccccgggcaggACAGGACAGTCCCCcggacaggacaggacagccCCAcggacaggacaggacaggacagtcACCcggacaggacaggacagccCCCCGGGCGGGACGGGACAGCCCCCCGGGCCGGGATCAGCGCAGGGAAAAGCTGCCGGTTGGGAGCAAAAATGACACTAAGCCGATCCATGTGATGAGTGCTTTGCCCGGCTTTGTTCAGCGTTTCCCCCGGCGTCATTGCTTTGACACTGTTCCTTAAAACTTCCCACGAATTGCCAGGTTTGGGGCggatttttccttctgcccaAGTGCCCGCAGGGAAGGGCACCGCCATCCCTCCCCACTCCATTGCCACCTCACCCGTCGGGTGTCCCCTGAAAATCACTGGTAggtgttaaaggaaaaaaaaatgcaacatgtTCTTCCTTGTGTGGCACCTGGTTGGGACCGAAATGGTTCTGTGGCTTTGCGGTGCAGAGCCGCCAGCCCTGCAGCGTGGTGGGTTGTGTGTGGCCCCCCCGGGCAGGTGCCTTTGGTTACAAAAGTGCTATTGGGAAGCGTTTGATTATTTTCCACTTGTTCGTGTCACTCAAATACAGTTCAGGTATGTCTTGGATATGTAGCAAAAAAGAGTTTTGGTGTTAGTAGGAAAAAATCCATCTGGTGTCAGGAACCCTTTTCCTACCAGAGAGATCACAGATACCAGTATGAGACATGATTTTCTACGCATTCTTTTAAAAACCGATGATAGGCTTGTGATGTCCGACACGCAGAAAATGCTGGTTAGGCTGGCAAAGTTACTCCGAAATTCACAGTGTTTACAGGTGTAAGACATACTCATGAGCTGCCTGACCAACACTACTGTTTCATAAAGAGatgaatattttctctttcctgatgGATTTGACGCTTCGAGTTCCCAGCACTGTGATTTCCAGTAAACCACAGCTTACACCAGTAAACCCCCATCAGCCTCCAGTCCGCCGGCTGATGGGTGCTGCTGCGTCGCAGCCATGCGTCAGTGCGCCCTcgctgctgttgctgtgtgtgctggtggCATGAGGGCGTCGGGACGGTGTTTAGAGCCCAGGCCGGTTCTTGGACGCCGCGTATTCCCCTCCGTATTGCTCAGGCCACATCCCCACGGGGCAGGTTTGCCAGTTTGGCTCCGGCGGTGAGGAACGACAGGTGCGGGCCGGGTGGGTGAGCTGCATGCGGGGcgggagggaggaaagggatcGCTGGTGTGGCGCAGTGGGACGGGGGCAGATGTGGGAAGGGAAGGCCCCGCGTCCCCTTCTCCGTCCTCGGGCTCGAGCTGCCTTTTGATTTTGCCATCTTAACTCACATCAAGCCAGTTTCCATAGGAGTAAATGCAGTGCAGTTCAGCTATGTAATGGCATGCAGTACTACTGTAATCCAGCTACCCCAGTAATCCCAGTAATATAACAGATATTGACTGGATTTCACCCATTTAGAAGTATAttctctgtttcagtgttttccatATTACAAGAGATGATTTTGATCTAGTCCCCCACAATCAGCAAGTGTTACTAACAGTTAATTCCAATATTCCTCCCAAACTGACCACATTGTATTAATTCCCCAGTCACGAGCAGCCACATGAGCAAAAACTATCAAGAGTGAAACTAAAATTGGATTAAGGTTTTTAGTTTAAGTAATCTGTAGTGAGTTGTCTCTAACACAGTACACGGATGAGTTCTTAAACACATACAGACATGGAACTGGGTCAAAACATTCTTATTTTGaccaaaaaaatcttgttttgaCAAAGAACAAGGAAATCTCAGCAGAAGTATTCTCAGTGGTTTACTGCTGCCTTGTTCAGGGCCAGTTTTAACAGCTTACATGCTTTTAGGAGATACTAACAATCTTAGAACGTGTGTGTGGGAAACATGTACCTCTACAGACTAGGTATGAACTTAAACTAATTTTATTCTTGAATAGAAGCCCATGTGAAAGCCTGGCTTCCTGTGGAGGCTGCATCCGTTCGGTCTAACTATACTCTGTGGGGGTGtgtttctgtataaaaatagaTGGTAAAATGTTATTCCATGCTCAAGCCCTCATTAGCTAcgggagaaattaattttctgggtCGGTGACGCTGGCTGTCAGAACGATTTTATGTGAAGGTATTTTCCATcaccacttttttctttcttttttttttttttttttaatccccttCTCCCATCTCTCTGTGCAGAACGTCGgcaaagctctgcagaagggaTGCCACTACTTGGTGGTCGGCCTGCAAGGATTGGCGACGGCCTATTCTGCTCCCTTCGGAGTGGCAGCTCAGGTGGCATCCTTCGTCCGCTAGCGCAGCTCCACGCACCCCACGGGGGAGGACCTGAGGACATTGCTGCTTTCTTAGGATTAAATCTGAAACCCGCACCTGAGAAACCTCTTGGACAAACATTCCCAGCCCGGAGCCCCTCCGCCAGCCCCTTCTCCAGGACTGGGGGCTCTTCTCTGCAAAAACTTCCAGCGCTTTATGAAATCAGATCAGGTCTAAGAAATGCAAGGATAAGGAAATAATCTTCAATTCATTGAGCTGAAGTTTGTTCTCAGATATGAGTTGGCTTTCTAGAGCTTTGCGCTGTGTGTGGAAGGGAGCCAAGGATGGATGGAAAAGCAAGTAGATGAGGGGgagagaaatgaaggaaaatagaGGATGCAGGAGCAGGTGGGGAGGTGGAGGTCTGAGTCTGGCTAGTGAGAGGAACTGTCAGAGCAGTGGAGGAAACGGGTAACAGGGGATCAGGAAAAGATAGTCTTTGGGGTTctgaagtaattatttttttttccttcagagggTTAAGATTATGAGTATACTTAAAAATGTACCTGGATAGAGATGGATTGTGGTCTGAGACGCAGAGAGCTTTGCTGCATTGCAGCTGTTCAGTTCAAACACTAGGCATAATGAGTTTAAGTCTTAAGACTGATGcaaaaatccagaaagaaaatgaggtgTGTTTGTCTTCTGATTTGGGGGCATGAAAGGTTCACTGTGATTAGTATTTCaaacttttcctctgctgctgtgcaatctgcatgtatttttttgacTGAGAGCTGGTTTTATATCTGATA
Above is a genomic segment from Falco naumanni isolate bFalNau1 chromosome 12, bFalNau1.pat, whole genome shotgun sequence containing:
- the C12H1orf115 gene encoding uncharacterized protein C1orf115 homolog, translating into MAVGARLGAKARGRYSRRGAGDDQVSILPGEEAAGQGQEQQQEPGAAARRVRFALLPDSYEPLHPPRAARKRPYGQRLRKYGKNVGKALQKGCHYLVVGLQGLATAYSAPFGVAAQVASFVR